A stretch of Pseudomonas sp. LS.1a DNA encodes these proteins:
- the aroB gene encoding 3-dehydroquinate synthase: MQTLKVDLGERSYPIYIGEGLLDQPELLAPHIAGRQVAIVSNETVAPLYLERLSKTLGAYSVLPVVLPDGEAHKNWETLQLIFDGLLTARHDRRTTVVALGGGVIGDMAGFAAACYQRGVDFIQVPTTLLSQVDSSVGGKTGINHPLGKNMVGAFYQPNAVLIDTTSLKTLPARELSAGLAEVIKYGLICDKPFLAWLEDNMQALRALDPVALTEAIRRSCAAKAAVVGADERESGVRATLNLGHTFGHAIETHMGYGVWLHGEAVAAGTVMALEMSMRLGWIDQAERDRGIRLLQDAGLPVVPPQEMTPAHFMEHMAVDKKVLDGRLRLVLLRQMGEAVVTDDYPKEILQATLSADYRAIVAQL, translated from the coding sequence ATGCAGACACTAAAAGTCGACCTGGGCGAGCGTAGCTACCCGATCTACATTGGCGAAGGCCTGCTGGACCAGCCCGAGCTGCTGGCGCCGCACATCGCCGGGCGGCAGGTTGCCATCGTTTCCAACGAGACCGTCGCGCCCCTGTATCTCGAACGCCTGAGCAAGACCCTGGGTGCCTATTCGGTGCTGCCGGTGGTATTGCCCGATGGCGAAGCCCACAAGAACTGGGAAACCCTGCAACTGATTTTCGATGGCCTGCTGACTGCGCGGCACGACCGCCGCACCACCGTGGTCGCCCTGGGTGGCGGCGTGATCGGTGACATGGCCGGCTTCGCTGCCGCCTGCTACCAGCGCGGCGTCGACTTCATCCAGGTGCCGACCACCCTGCTGTCCCAGGTCGACTCTTCGGTCGGCGGCAAGACCGGCATCAACCACCCGCTGGGCAAGAACATGGTCGGTGCCTTCTACCAGCCCAATGCGGTGCTGATCGATACCACCAGCCTCAAGACCCTGCCGGCACGCGAGCTGTCCGCAGGCCTTGCCGAAGTGATCAAGTACGGCCTGATCTGCGACAAGCCGTTTCTCGCCTGGCTCGAGGACAATATGCAGGCGCTGCGTGCCCTCGACCCGGTGGCGCTGACCGAAGCCATCCGCCGCTCCTGCGCGGCCAAGGCCGCGGTAGTGGGTGCCGACGAGCGCGAGTCTGGCGTGCGCGCCACGCTGAACCTGGGGCATACCTTCGGGCATGCCATCGAGACCCACATGGGTTATGGCGTGTGGCTGCACGGCGAAGCCGTGGCGGCGGGCACGGTAATGGCCCTGGAGATGTCCATGCGCCTTGGCTGGATCGACCAGGCCGAGCGCGATCGCGGAATCCGCCTGTTGCAGGACGCAGGTTTGCCGGTGGTGCCACCACAGGAAATGACCCCGGCGCATTTCATGGAGCACATGGCGGTCGACAAGAAGGTTCTCGATGGTCGTTTGCGTCTGGTGCTGCTGCGCCAGATGGGCGAGGCCGTGGTGACCGACGACTATCCGAAAGAGATTCTACAGGCCACGTTGTCGGCGGATTACCGCGCGATCGTGGCCCAGCTTTGA
- the pilM gene encoding type IV pilus biogenesis protein PilM, giving the protein MLGRFGKDAGSLVGVEIAPDTVRMVQLQRHNRRCRVLVSLQEPFESPAGSDWVAEPAAVVAALRRAYRRSGLRQRRVALALPANQVICKLCHLPVEQGGAEMEAQLLADAERLFPFPLEDLALDFQVMGGSRDQPGCAEVMVAACRQSALAPLEAVVEEAGLQLEAVEIDSIALGRMLPQGSHQGAALLRIEAHSTTLYSWQSGWPQQRRELSLGMSTISGALPERLQDLLANEPLPDCLLVASRSPIEAGRLQDLGSRLNPPCRLVPDLAGLEHLDGAMILASALALGGLRR; this is encoded by the coding sequence ATGCTAGGACGCTTCGGCAAGGATGCCGGTTCACTCGTGGGGGTGGAAATTGCCCCTGACACCGTTCGGATGGTGCAACTGCAGCGGCATAACCGACGCTGCAGGGTGCTTGTGTCGTTACAAGAGCCGTTCGAATCACCGGCTGGCAGTGATTGGGTAGCAGAGCCTGCCGCCGTTGTGGCTGCCTTGAGGCGTGCCTATCGACGCAGCGGCCTCAGGCAGCGCCGGGTAGCGCTGGCGCTGCCGGCCAACCAGGTGATCTGCAAGCTGTGCCACTTGCCAGTGGAACAGGGCGGAGCAGAGATGGAGGCGCAGCTGCTGGCTGACGCCGAACGGCTATTCCCATTTCCGTTGGAAGACCTGGCCCTGGATTTTCAGGTCATGGGGGGCTCCCGTGACCAGCCAGGTTGCGCCGAGGTGATGGTGGCTGCGTGTCGGCAGAGTGCGCTGGCGCCACTTGAAGCCGTCGTCGAGGAGGCCGGGTTGCAGCTGGAGGCCGTGGAGATTGACAGCATTGCCTTGGGTCGCATGCTGCCGCAGGGCAGTCATCAGGGCGCGGCGTTGCTGCGTATCGAGGCGCACAGCACCACCCTCTATAGCTGGCAGTCGGGCTGGCCGCAGCAACGGCGTGAGCTGAGCCTGGGCATGTCGACGATATCGGGGGCGCTGCCGGAGCGCCTGCAGGACCTGCTCGCCAATGAGCCTTTGCCCGATTGCCTGTTGGTCGCCAGTCGTTCGCCGATAGAGGCGGGCCGGCTGCAGGACCTGGGCTCCCGGTTGAACCCGCCGTGTCGCCTGGTGCCCGACCTGGCAGGCCTGGAGCACCTCGATGGCGCGATGATCCTGGCGAGCGCCCTGGCGCTTGGAGGGTTGCGCCGATGA
- the aroK gene encoding shikimate kinase AroK, producing MRNLILVGPMGAGKSTIGRLLAKELRLLFKDSDKEIELRCGANIPWIFDKEGEPGFRDREQAMIAELCALDGVVLATGGGAVMREANRQALHQGGRVIYLHASVEQQVGRTARDRNRPLLRTANPEATLRALLEARDPLYREIADLVVETDERPPRMVVIDILERLQQLPPR from the coding sequence GTGCGAAATTTGATACTTGTGGGGCCCATGGGCGCTGGTAAAAGCACCATTGGACGCCTATTGGCCAAAGAGCTGCGCCTGCTGTTCAAGGATTCCGACAAGGAAATCGAACTGCGATGCGGCGCCAACATCCCGTGGATTTTCGACAAGGAAGGCGAGCCGGGTTTCCGTGACCGTGAGCAGGCGATGATCGCCGAGCTGTGCGCACTCGACGGCGTGGTCCTGGCGACCGGCGGTGGTGCGGTAATGCGCGAAGCCAACCGCCAGGCGCTGCATCAGGGTGGCCGGGTGATCTACCTGCATGCTTCGGTGGAACAGCAGGTTGGCCGTACCGCACGCGATCGCAATCGCCCCCTGCTGCGCACGGCCAATCCCGAGGCGACCTTGCGCGCCCTGCTGGAAGCCCGCGACCCGCTCTACCGCGAGATCGCCGACTTGGTAGTAGAAACCGACGAGCGGCCACCACGCATGGTGGTGATCGATATTCTCGAGCGCTTGCAGCAGTTGCCGCCCCGTTAG
- a CDS encoding pilus assembly protein PilP yields MNAALVLGWLAVAERSRRFRQLAPVLVAVALFGLGCAIRLPAVLQQQAYEKARYIELNEQQAASAVQLAELEQLQASVAIAEQRLQEAHWHLAAGEDMSDLLDRLAASGHAHGLLIERFDVHEDEQQAGLRKVPLELQVVGRYAALRQWLGDWLGQARVLRSGDLQLAAVAGQPGLLRLQLRVDAYQALAPTPAPAALARMPARGMAAAPAVDPFAPGATRLTGTGLANVPLAQLEMVGSLSRGEEHEALLVAAGRLYRVRPGDRVGRDLGVVVKVDQSQVEVRERLFMAGVWHERTAFITLAKRLGKEAPDHDENIEEMGAGSGAADPAGVGDASSG; encoded by the coding sequence GTGAATGCTGCATTGGTACTCGGCTGGCTGGCCGTGGCCGAGCGCTCCCGACGCTTCAGGCAGCTGGCGCCAGTGCTGGTGGCCGTGGCGTTATTCGGCCTGGGCTGCGCGATACGTCTGCCGGCAGTGTTGCAGCAGCAGGCGTACGAGAAGGCCCGGTACATAGAGCTGAACGAACAGCAGGCAGCCAGTGCGGTGCAGCTGGCCGAACTGGAGCAGCTCCAGGCGTCCGTGGCCATTGCCGAGCAACGCTTGCAGGAGGCGCACTGGCACCTGGCCGCCGGAGAGGACATGAGCGACCTGCTCGACCGCCTGGCGGCTTCGGGGCATGCGCATGGTTTGCTCATCGAGCGGTTCGATGTGCACGAAGACGAACAACAGGCCGGTTTGCGCAAGGTACCGCTGGAGCTACAGGTGGTGGGGCGTTATGCGGCCTTGCGCCAGTGGCTGGGCGATTGGTTGGGCCAGGCGCGCGTGTTGCGCAGCGGTGACCTGCAGCTGGCTGCGGTCGCTGGCCAGCCTGGTCTGCTGCGCCTGCAGTTGCGGGTTGATGCCTATCAGGCGCTGGCCCCCACGCCGGCGCCCGCTGCACTTGCGCGCATGCCTGCCAGGGGCATGGCCGCAGCGCCCGCAGTCGACCCGTTTGCGCCCGGTGCGACGCGATTGACGGGCACCGGGCTGGCCAATGTGCCTTTGGCGCAACTGGAGATGGTTGGCAGCCTGTCGCGTGGGGAGGAACACGAAGCACTGCTGGTGGCTGCTGGCAGGCTCTATCGCGTGCGCCCTGGGGACCGGGTCGGGCGTGATCTGGGGGTGGTGGTGAAGGTTGATCAAAGCCAGGTCGAAGTACGCGAACGGCTGTTCATGGCAGGGGTGTGGCACGAGCGCACGGCGTTCATCACCCTCGCAAAGCGCCTGGGCAAGGAGGCCCCGGACCACGATGAAAACATTGAAGAAATGGGCGCTGGCAGCGGTGCTGCCGATCCCGCTGGCGTTGGCGACGCCTCATCAGGGTGA
- a CDS encoding malic enzyme-like NAD(P)-binding protein, whose translation MSDLKTAALEYHAQPRPGKLSVELSKPTATARDLALAYSPGVAEPVREIGRDPELAYKYTGKGNLVAVISDGTAILGLGDLGPLASKPVMEGKGVLFKRFAGIDVFDIEVESESPQAFIDTVRRISITFGGINLEDIKAPECFEIERTLIEQCDIPVFHDDQHGTAIVTAAGMINALEIAGKKLEDAKIVCLGAGAAAISCMKLLVSMGAKVENIYMIDRSGVIHAGRDDLNQYKAQFAHATDKRTLADALDGADVFVGLSGPNLLSAEGLKSMAANPIVFACSNPDPEIAPELAHATRSDVIMATGRSDYPNQVNNVLGFPFIFRGALDVRAKRINEEMKIAAAIALKDLAKLPVPKEVCDAYGVQALEFGREYIIPKPLDARLITVVSDAVAKAAIESGVATLPYPKHYPLTSVDDVFKG comes from the coding sequence ATGTCAGACCTGAAAACCGCCGCTCTCGAATACCACGCTCAACCTCGTCCGGGGAAACTGAGCGTCGAGCTCTCCAAGCCCACTGCCACCGCCCGTGACCTCGCCCTGGCCTACAGCCCAGGTGTTGCTGAGCCCGTGCGCGAAATCGGCCGTGATCCAGAGCTGGCTTACAAATACACCGGCAAAGGCAACCTGGTTGCGGTGATTTCCGATGGCACCGCCATCCTCGGTCTGGGCGACCTCGGCCCACTGGCTTCCAAGCCGGTCATGGAAGGCAAGGGTGTTCTGTTCAAGCGTTTCGCCGGTATCGACGTGTTCGACATCGAAGTCGAATCGGAAAGCCCGCAAGCGTTCATCGACACCGTTCGCCGCATCTCGATCACCTTCGGTGGCATCAACCTCGAAGACATCAAGGCACCTGAGTGCTTTGAAATCGAGCGCACCCTGATCGAACAGTGCGACATCCCGGTATTCCACGATGACCAGCACGGTACCGCCATCGTGACCGCGGCCGGCATGATCAACGCCCTGGAAATCGCCGGCAAGAAGCTGGAAGACGCCAAGATCGTCTGCCTGGGTGCCGGCGCTGCGGCCATCTCCTGCATGAAGCTGCTGGTGAGCATGGGTGCCAAGGTCGAGAACATCTACATGATCGACCGCAGCGGCGTGATTCACGCTGGCCGTGACGACCTGAACCAGTACAAGGCTCAGTTCGCTCACGCCACCGACAAGCGCACCCTGGCTGACGCCCTCGACGGTGCCGACGTGTTCGTAGGCCTGTCCGGCCCGAACCTGCTGAGCGCCGAAGGCCTGAAGTCGATGGCTGCCAACCCGATCGTGTTCGCCTGCTCGAACCCGGACCCGGAAATCGCGCCAGAGCTGGCTCACGCCACTCGCAGCGACGTGATCATGGCGACCGGTCGTTCCGACTACCCGAACCAGGTCAACAACGTACTGGGCTTCCCGTTCATCTTCCGTGGTGCCCTGGACGTTCGCGCCAAGCGCATCAACGAAGAAATGAAGATCGCTGCCGCCATCGCCCTGAAAGACCTGGCCAAGCTGCCAGTGCCGAAGGAAGTGTGCGACGCCTACGGCGTACAGGCTCTGGAGTTCGGCCGTGAGTACATCATTCCGAAGCCGCTGGACGCCCGCCTGATCACCGTCGTTTCCGACGCTGTGGCCAAGGCCGCCATCGAATCCGGCGTGGCTACCCTGCCGTATCCGAAGCACTACCCGCTGACCAGCGTGGATGACGTGTTCAAAGGCTGA
- a CDS encoding penicillin-binding protein 1A produces MRLLKFFWWSSVAVICALVLGVSGAFLYLSPSLPSVESLRSIQLQIPLRVYSSDGKLIAEFGEMRRSPIRFAEIPPQFIQALLSAEDDNFLNHYGVDPSSLMRAATQLVKTGHIQTGGSTITMQVAKNFFLTSERSFSRKTNEILLALQIERELTKDEILELYVNKIYLGNRAYGIDAAAQVYYGKSIRDVSLAQMAMIAGLPKAPSRFNPLANPVRAKERRDWILGRMYKLGKIDEASYQAALAEPLNASYHVPAPEVNAPYIAEMARAEMVGRYGSDAYTEGFRVTTTVPSDMQEMANKAILNGLSDYDERHGYRGPEARFPGRTQAVWLQELGKQRSLGGLEPAIVTQVEKNGLKVLTRAGQEELVAWDTMKWARPFINSNSQGRAPQSPADVAQVGDLVRVQRLEDGKLKFSQVPGAQSALVTLDPYNGAIRALVGGFSFEQSNYNRAMQAKRQPGSSFKPFVYSAALDSGYTASSLVNDAPIVFVDEYLDKVWRPKNDTNTFLGPIRMREALYKSRNLVSIRLLQAMGVDRTIDYIAKFGFNKQDLPRNLSLALGTATLTPMEIATGWSTFANGGYKITPYLIERIESRSGETLFTANPARVPQGAEDQAGLAAPEQPISTAAMPGEAPAAFSQVASAPQAPAVAEQIIDGRTTYILTSMLQDVIKRGTGRRALALGRTDLAGKTGTTNESKDAWFSGYNADYVTTVWVGFDQPETLGRREYGGTVALPIWMSFMGAALKDKPEHAPAEPEGILSLRVDPVSGRAASPSTPNAYFELFKAEDSPPSVDELGTGAAPGSPLPADEAAPMDLF; encoded by the coding sequence ATACGCCTGCTGAAGTTCTTCTGGTGGTCTTCCGTCGCAGTCATCTGCGCGCTCGTACTCGGTGTGAGCGGTGCGTTTCTGTATCTTAGCCCCAGCCTGCCCTCGGTCGAATCGCTCAGAAGCATCCAGTTGCAGATCCCCCTCAGGGTGTACAGCAGCGACGGCAAGCTGATTGCCGAGTTCGGCGAAATGCGTCGCTCACCAATCCGTTTCGCGGAAATTCCCCCACAGTTCATCCAGGCGCTTCTGTCGGCCGAGGACGACAATTTCCTCAACCACTACGGTGTCGACCCCAGCAGCCTGATGCGCGCCGCGACCCAGCTGGTGAAAACCGGGCATATCCAGACCGGCGGCAGTACCATCACCATGCAGGTGGCGAAGAACTTCTTCCTCACCAGCGAGCGCAGTTTCTCGCGCAAGACCAACGAGATCCTGCTGGCCCTGCAGATCGAGCGTGAGCTGACCAAGGACGAGATCCTCGAGCTGTACGTGAACAAGATCTACCTGGGCAACCGCGCCTACGGTATCGACGCCGCTGCACAGGTGTACTACGGCAAGTCGATCCGCGACGTGAGCCTGGCGCAGATGGCGATGATCGCCGGCCTGCCCAAGGCACCTTCGCGCTTCAACCCGCTGGCCAACCCGGTGCGCGCCAAAGAACGCCGCGACTGGATCCTCGGCCGCATGTACAAGCTGGGCAAGATCGACGAAGCCAGCTACCAGGCAGCCCTGGCCGAGCCACTCAACGCCAGCTACCACGTGCCCGCACCTGAAGTGAATGCGCCTTACATCGCCGAAATGGCCCGTGCCGAAATGGTCGGCCGCTACGGCAGCGACGCCTATACCGAAGGCTTCCGCGTTACCACCACGGTGCCCAGCGACATGCAGGAAATGGCCAACAAGGCCATCCTCAACGGCCTCTCCGACTACGACGAGCGCCACGGCTATCGCGGCCCCGAAGCACGCTTCCCGGGCCGCACCCAGGCGGTCTGGCTGCAGGAACTGGGCAAGCAGCGCAGCCTAGGCGGCCTGGAACCGGCCATCGTCACCCAGGTCGAAAAAAACGGCCTCAAGGTGCTGACCCGCGCTGGCCAGGAAGAGCTGGTTGCCTGGGACACCATGAAATGGGCGCGCCCGTTCATCAACAGCAACTCCCAGGGCCGTGCGCCGCAGTCACCGGCGGACGTGGCCCAGGTCGGCGACCTGGTGCGCGTGCAGCGCCTAGAGGATGGCAAGCTCAAGTTCAGCCAGGTACCTGGGGCGCAGAGTGCACTGGTCACCCTCGACCCCTACAACGGCGCCATCCGCGCCTTGGTCGGCGGTTTCTCGTTCGAGCAGAGCAACTACAACCGCGCCATGCAGGCCAAGCGTCAGCCGGGCTCGAGCTTCAAGCCGTTCGTCTACAGTGCCGCCCTGGACAGTGGCTATACCGCATCCAGCCTGGTGAACGACGCACCGATCGTGTTCGTCGACGAGTACCTGGACAAGGTCTGGCGGCCGAAGAACGACACCAATACCTTCCTTGGCCCGATCCGCATGCGCGAGGCGCTGTACAAGTCACGCAACCTGGTGTCGATCCGCCTGCTGCAGGCCATGGGCGTGGACCGCACCATCGACTACATCGCCAAGTTCGGCTTCAACAAGCAGGACTTGCCACGCAACCTGTCGCTGGCACTGGGCACCGCCACCCTGACCCCGATGGAAATCGCTACCGGCTGGAGCACCTTTGCCAACGGCGGCTACAAGATCACCCCGTACCTGATCGAGCGCATCGAAAGCCGCAGCGGCGAGACGCTGTTTACCGCCAACCCGGCCCGGGTACCGCAAGGAGCCGAGGACCAGGCGGGCCTGGCAGCGCCCGAACAGCCGATCAGCACCGCAGCCATGCCGGGCGAGGCACCCGCTGCCTTCAGCCAGGTGGCGTCTGCACCGCAAGCGCCGGCGGTGGCCGAGCAGATCATCGACGGGCGCACCACCTACATCCTCACCAGCATGCTGCAGGACGTGATCAAGCGCGGTACCGGTCGCCGGGCGCTGGCCCTGGGCCGTACCGACCTGGCAGGCAAGACCGGTACCACCAACGAGTCCAAGGACGCCTGGTTCTCCGGCTACAACGCCGACTACGTGACTACCGTGTGGGTTGGTTTCGACCAGCCCGAAACCCTGGGCCGCCGCGAGTATGGCGGCACCGTGGCGCTACCGATCTGGATGAGTTTCATGGGTGCGGCACTCAAGGACAAGCCTGAGCATGCGCCTGCCGAGCCGGAAGGCATCCTCAGTCTGCGCGTCGACCCGGTCAGCGGCCGTGCCGCTTCGCCGAGCACGCCGAATGCCTACTTCGAGCTGTTCAAGGCCGAGGACTCGCCGCCGTCGGTGGACGAACTGGGCACTGGCGCAGCACCGGGCAGCCCGCTGCCGGCGGATGAAGCGGCACCGATGGATCTGTTCTAA
- the rpmE gene encoding 50S ribosomal protein L31, protein MKADIHPNYEVVAVTCSCGNKFETRSTLGNTLAIDVCNLCHPFYTGKQKVLDTGGRVQKFADRFGMFGTKK, encoded by the coding sequence ATGAAAGCAGATATTCATCCGAACTACGAAGTAGTTGCAGTCACCTGCAGCTGCGGCAACAAATTCGAAACGCGTTCGACCCTGGGCAACACCCTGGCGATCGACGTTTGCAACCTGTGCCACCCGTTCTACACCGGTAAGCAGAAAGTCCTGGACACCGGTGGTCGCGTACAGAAGTTCGCCGATCGCTTCGGTATGTTCGGTACCAAGAAGTAA
- a CDS encoding PilN domain-containing protein, which produces MMRLNLLPWRERQRQAALRCFRRQLVAGALLALCAVMLVDQLARQRGQQQALANTQRQAALEVLGEQLQPLAEVRAQHQALLARTATLEGLRAHQDVLAGLFADLERALPVGVQLLDLSLENGRLQMTGLATSGAVVAQFMRDLSRSNVLFGLELRRIRSLPGGDEFLLGARFSAFWL; this is translated from the coding sequence ATGATGCGGCTGAACCTTCTGCCCTGGCGCGAACGACAGCGTCAGGCGGCGTTGCGGTGTTTTCGCAGGCAGCTGGTCGCCGGTGCGCTGCTGGCCCTGTGTGCCGTGATGCTGGTCGACCAGTTGGCCCGCCAGCGCGGGCAGCAGCAGGCGCTGGCCAACACCCAGCGCCAGGCAGCCCTTGAGGTGTTGGGCGAGCAATTGCAGCCGCTGGCCGAGGTGCGTGCGCAGCACCAGGCACTACTGGCTCGCACGGCCACGCTGGAAGGCCTGCGCGCCCATCAGGATGTGCTGGCCGGGCTGTTCGCCGACCTCGAGAGGGCGTTGCCAGTGGGGGTGCAGCTACTCGACCTCAGCCTTGAAAACGGCCGCCTGCAGATGACCGGGCTGGCCACGTCCGGTGCCGTGGTAGCGCAGTTCATGCGTGACCTGAGCCGCTCGAATGTGTTGTTCGGTCTGGAACTCAGGCGCATCAGGAGCCTGCCGGGCGGCGATGAATTCCTGCTGGGCGCGCGTTTTTCGGCGTTCTGGTTGTGA
- a CDS encoding type IV pilus secretin PilQ, whose product MKTLKKWALAAVLPIPLALATPHQGEPLSLNFQDVEVRSLLQVLADYAGVNLVASDAVQGSVTLRLQDVPWDQALDLVLRSKGLARRQEGNVLLVAPAAEFAAQSVDARMGQALDAQLQPLRRELLPIHHANAGELAELLLASLADDGILTGRGSLSVDERTNTLVVYQPADRLAELRKLVAQLDVPVRQVAIEARIVEANVDYEKNLGVRWGGPLYVESPRPGKDLFVDLGVERVGSSIGLGLLRGGVLLDLELSAMEKSGNGEIISQPKVVTADKETARILKGTEVPYQETSKSGATSVAFREASLSLEVTPQITPDNKVIMTVRVTKDEPDYVNALNNVPPIRKNEVNARVRVADGETIVIGGVYSTSQNNVVDKVPFFGDLPYVGRLFRRDALQEKKSELLVFLTPRIMNDQAIAVSR is encoded by the coding sequence ATGAAAACATTGAAGAAATGGGCGCTGGCAGCGGTGCTGCCGATCCCGCTGGCGTTGGCGACGCCTCATCAGGGTGAACCGCTGTCGCTGAACTTCCAGGATGTGGAAGTGCGCTCGCTGCTGCAGGTGCTGGCTGACTATGCCGGCGTCAATCTGGTCGCCAGCGATGCCGTGCAGGGTAGCGTCACCTTGCGCTTGCAGGATGTGCCGTGGGACCAGGCGCTGGACCTGGTGCTGCGCAGCAAGGGCCTGGCCCGGCGCCAGGAGGGTAATGTGCTGCTGGTGGCGCCTGCGGCCGAGTTTGCCGCGCAGTCTGTCGATGCCCGCATGGGGCAGGCGCTGGATGCGCAGTTGCAGCCGTTGCGTCGGGAACTGCTGCCCATCCATCACGCCAACGCCGGCGAGCTGGCGGAGTTGCTGCTGGCGAGCCTGGCGGACGACGGTATTCTCACCGGGCGAGGTAGCCTGAGTGTCGATGAGCGCACCAATACCCTGGTGGTATACCAGCCCGCCGACCGCCTTGCCGAGTTGCGGAAACTGGTGGCGCAGCTGGACGTGCCGGTGCGCCAGGTGGCAATAGAGGCACGTATCGTCGAGGCCAACGTCGATTACGAGAAGAACCTGGGGGTGCGTTGGGGTGGGCCGCTGTACGTTGAAAGCCCGCGGCCGGGCAAGGATTTGTTCGTCGACCTTGGAGTGGAGCGCGTGGGCAGCAGCATCGGCCTGGGCCTGCTGCGTGGCGGCGTGCTGCTCGACCTGGAGCTCAGTGCCATGGAAAAGAGCGGCAATGGCGAGATCATCTCGCAGCCCAAGGTCGTCACTGCCGACAAGGAAACGGCCAGGATCCTCAAGGGTACCGAGGTGCCTTACCAGGAAACCAGCAAGAGTGGCGCCACCTCGGTCGCGTTCCGCGAAGCCTCGCTGTCGCTGGAGGTGACCCCGCAGATCACTCCGGACAACAAGGTGATCATGACCGTCAGGGTGACCAAGGACGAGCCGGATTACGTCAATGCCTTGAACAATGTACCGCCGATCCGCAAGAACGAGGTCAATGCCAGGGTTCGCGTGGCGGACGGCGAAACGATCGTGATCGGTGGCGTGTACTCGACCTCGCAAAACAATGTGGTCGACAAGGTGCCATTTTTCGGCGATCTGCCGTATGTTGGGCGGCTGTTTCGACGCGATGCATTACAAGAGAAAAAATCCGAGCTGCTGGTCTTCCTGACTCCGCGTATCATGAATGACCAGGCGATTGCTGTGAGTCGTTGA
- a CDS encoding thermonuclease family protein has protein sequence MRMANPSGFALLLKKAPLVGAFFMGVIWHVPALAFCPLPGQMQQVAVRQVVDGDTLRLVDGRSVRLIGINTPEIGRNGRTSEPYAEAARQRLQALVKASDGRVGLVPGIEARDKYGRTLAHIYGRNGDNLEAQLLSEGLGYRVAVAPNVRLSACQQLAEQAARKAGSGLWRRSPVVRAGDVRQSGFAIIAGRIEGVERNRGGVWLTLDSAVVLQVPARLQRNFPASFFDNLKGRQVEARGWVLDRSRKGGLKPGQRRWVLPLTDPSMLERISG, from the coding sequence ATGCGCATGGCGAATCCTTCGGGCTTCGCGTTGCTGCTGAAAAAAGCGCCCCTTGTGGGCGCTTTTTTTATGGGCGTCATCTGGCATGTCCCGGCCCTGGCGTTCTGCCCACTGCCAGGGCAAATGCAGCAGGTGGCGGTACGCCAGGTGGTGGATGGCGATACCTTGCGCCTGGTCGATGGCCGCAGTGTGCGCCTGATCGGCATAAATACCCCGGAAATCGGCCGCAACGGCCGCACCAGCGAGCCCTATGCCGAGGCCGCCAGGCAGCGCCTGCAGGCGTTGGTCAAGGCCAGTGACGGGCGTGTCGGGCTGGTGCCGGGCATCGAGGCCAGGGACAAATACGGCCGTACGCTGGCGCACATCTACGGCCGCAATGGCGACAATCTGGAAGCGCAATTGCTCAGCGAGGGCCTGGGTTATCGTGTGGCGGTTGCCCCCAATGTGCGCCTCAGCGCTTGCCAACAGCTTGCCGAGCAGGCAGCGCGCAAGGCTGGCAGCGGACTGTGGCGCCGTTCGCCGGTGGTGCGTGCTGGGGATGTAAGGCAGTCGGGTTTCGCGATCATTGCAGGCCGCATCGAAGGCGTGGAGCGCAACCGGGGCGGGGTCTGGCTGACCCTGGACAGTGCTGTGGTGCTGCAGGTTCCCGCTCGTCTGCAACGCAACTTCCCCGCCAGCTTCTTCGATAACCTCAAGGGACGCCAGGTCGAAGCGCGTGGTTGGGTGCTGGATCGTTCCCGCAAGGGCGGCCTCAAACCTGGGCAGCGACGCTGGGTGTTGCCGTTGACCGATCCGAGCATGTTGGAGCGCATTTCAGGCTAA